The following coding sequences are from one Streptomyces sp. V3I7 window:
- a CDS encoding winged helix-turn-helix domain-containing protein → MATTHTLPLASDSPFPNGTRQRLRAVDRDEVTELADLLPPGATWLPAPPHALPTLPGRPPMVGYLVLVPADQQPPFPPAPAPAPATPDVTAARDTGGDALVRIDAAQRVATVDGRQLDLTYLEFELLAHLVAHPGRVHTRDHLVSTVWGYGHVGDGRTVDVHIARLRRKLGAEHRRTIQTVRRVGYKYSPPTAS, encoded by the coding sequence ATGGCGACCACCCATACTCTTCCTCTCGCCTCCGACTCCCCTTTCCCGAACGGCACCCGGCAACGGCTGCGGGCCGTCGACCGGGACGAGGTGACCGAGCTGGCGGACCTCCTGCCGCCGGGCGCCACCTGGCTGCCCGCGCCTCCGCACGCCCTGCCCACCCTGCCGGGCCGACCCCCGATGGTCGGCTACCTCGTGCTCGTCCCGGCGGACCAGCAGCCACCCTTCCCGCCGGCACCGGCACCGGCGCCCGCGACACCCGACGTGACGGCGGCGCGGGACACCGGCGGCGACGCCCTCGTCCGCATAGACGCCGCCCAGCGCGTCGCGACCGTAGACGGACGCCAACTCGACCTCACCTACCTGGAGTTCGAGCTCCTCGCCCATCTCGTGGCGCACCCGGGCCGGGTGCACACCCGCGACCATCTGGTCAGCACCGTGTGGGGCTACGGCCACGTGGGCGACGGCCGCACCGTCGACGTCCACATCGCCCGGCTGCGCCGCAAGCTGGGCGCCGAGCACCGCCGGACGATCCAGACGGTGCGCCGCGTCGGCTACAAGTACAGTCCCCCGACGGCGAGTTGA
- the glnII gene encoding glutamine synthetase: MSFKAEYIWIDGTAPTAKLRSKTKILADDAKGAELPLWGFDGSSTNQAEGHSSDCVLKPVFSCPDPIRGGDDILVLCEVLDTDMTPHPSNTRAALAEVAERFADQEPIFGIEQEYTFFEGARPLGFPEGGFPAPQGGYYCGVGADEIFGREVVEAHLDNCLKAGLGLSGINAEVMPGQWEFQVGPLAPLEVSDQMWVARWLLYRTAEDFGVSATLDPKPVKGDWNGAGAHTNFSTRAMREGYDAIITACESLGEGSKPLDHVKHYGAGIDERLTGLHETAPWDEYSYGVSDRGASVRIPWQVEKDRKGYIEDRRPNANVDPYVVTRLLVDTCCTALEKAGQV, encoded by the coding sequence ATGAGCTTCAAGGCCGAGTACATCTGGATCGACGGCACCGCACCGACGGCCAAGCTGCGTTCCAAGACCAAGATTCTGGCCGACGACGCCAAGGGCGCCGAGCTCCCGCTGTGGGGCTTCGACGGCTCGTCCACCAACCAGGCCGAGGGCCACTCCTCGGACTGCGTGCTCAAGCCGGTCTTCTCCTGCCCGGACCCGATCCGCGGCGGCGACGACATCTTGGTGCTGTGCGAGGTCCTGGACACGGACATGACGCCGCACCCGTCCAACACGCGTGCCGCGCTGGCCGAGGTCGCCGAGCGGTTCGCCGACCAGGAGCCGATCTTCGGCATCGAGCAGGAGTACACCTTCTTCGAGGGCGCCCGCCCGCTCGGCTTCCCCGAGGGCGGCTTCCCGGCCCCGCAGGGCGGCTACTACTGCGGTGTCGGCGCCGACGAGATCTTCGGCCGCGAGGTCGTCGAGGCTCACCTGGACAACTGCCTGAAGGCGGGCCTCGGCCTCTCCGGCATCAACGCCGAGGTCATGCCGGGCCAGTGGGAGTTCCAGGTCGGCCCGCTCGCCCCGCTGGAGGTCTCCGACCAGATGTGGGTGGCCCGCTGGCTGCTCTACCGCACCGCCGAGGACTTCGGCGTCTCCGCCACCCTCGACCCCAAGCCGGTCAAGGGCGACTGGAACGGCGCCGGCGCGCACACCAACTTCTCCACCCGGGCGATGCGCGAGGGCTACGACGCCATCATCACCGCCTGCGAGTCCCTCGGTGAGGGCTCCAAGCCGCTCGACCACGTCAAGCACTACGGCGCGGGCATCGACGAGCGCCTCACCGGCCTGCACGAGACGGCCCCGTGGGACGAGTACTCCTACGGCGTCTCCGACCGCGGCGCCTCGGTCCGTATCCCGTGGCAGGTCGAGAAGGACCGCAAGGGCTACATCGAGGACCGTCGCCCGAACGCCAACGTCGACCCGTACGTCGTGACGCGGCTGCTCGTCGACACCTGCTGCACCGCGCTGGAGAAGGCCGGCCAGGTCTGA
- a CDS encoding arsenate reductase family protein, which translates to MEIWINPACSKCRSALSLLDAEGADYVVRRYLEDVPSEDEIRAVLERLGLEPWDITRTQEDDAKELGLRDWARDDASRDRWVKALAEHPRLIQRPIITAEDGTAVVGRSEEAVRDALSRG; encoded by the coding sequence ATGGAAATCTGGATCAACCCGGCCTGCTCCAAGTGTCGCAGCGCCCTCTCCCTGCTCGACGCCGAGGGCGCCGACTACGTCGTCCGCCGCTACCTCGAGGACGTACCGAGCGAGGACGAGATCAGGGCCGTACTGGAGCGCCTCGGCCTCGAACCGTGGGACATCACCCGCACCCAGGAGGACGACGCCAAGGAGCTCGGCCTCAGGGACTGGGCGCGCGACGACGCCTCGCGCGATCGGTGGGTCAAGGCCCTCGCCGAGCACCCCCGGCTCATCCAGCGTCCGATCATCACGGCCGAGGACGGCACGGCGGTCGTCGGGCGCTCGGAGGAGGCCGTACGGGACGCCCTGTCCCGCGGCTGA
- a CDS encoding NAD-dependent epimerase/dehydratase family protein, giving the protein MRLLMLGGTEFVGRAITEAALERGWEVTVFHRGRHQPPAGVRSLTGDRTGPDGLAALAGDAEWDAVVDTWSGAPRAVRAAARLLRGRAGRYVYVSSRSVYADPLPAGSAEDAPPVEGAAADAEQTDYPRDKRGGELAAVEAFGAQDSLLVRAGLILGPYENVGRLPWWLTRIARGGPVLAPGPRDLSLQYVDVRDLADWTLGAVERGLGGPYNLVSPPGHTTMGAFLDACVRATGAAAELRWTDPEIVLGAGIEPWTQLPLWVPPDTELYDAVHRGDVTRALATGLTCRPVEHTVADTWHWLRAIGGTAPQRADRTRKGLDPEVEAKVLAATAD; this is encoded by the coding sequence ATGAGGCTTCTGATGCTGGGCGGTACGGAGTTCGTGGGGCGGGCCATCACCGAGGCGGCGCTCGAACGCGGCTGGGAGGTGACCGTCTTCCACCGAGGACGGCACCAACCCCCGGCGGGCGTGCGGTCGTTGACCGGTGACCGCACCGGCCCCGACGGGCTGGCCGCCCTCGCGGGCGACGCGGAGTGGGACGCGGTCGTGGACACCTGGTCGGGCGCGCCCCGCGCCGTGCGGGCGGCGGCGCGGCTGCTGCGGGGCCGCGCCGGGCGGTACGTGTACGTGTCGAGCCGCTCGGTGTACGCCGACCCGCTGCCGGCCGGCAGCGCCGAGGACGCGCCCCCGGTGGAGGGGGCCGCGGCCGACGCGGAGCAGACCGACTACCCGCGGGACAAGCGGGGCGGCGAGCTGGCCGCCGTCGAGGCGTTCGGCGCGCAGGACTCGCTGCTGGTGCGGGCGGGACTGATCCTCGGGCCGTACGAGAACGTCGGCCGGCTGCCCTGGTGGCTGACCCGGATCGCCCGCGGCGGCCCGGTCCTGGCGCCGGGGCCGCGCGACCTCTCCCTGCAGTACGTCGACGTACGCGACCTCGCCGACTGGACGCTCGGCGCGGTGGAGCGGGGGCTCGGCGGTCCGTACAACCTCGTCAGCCCGCCCGGGCACACCACCATGGGCGCCTTCCTCGACGCGTGCGTACGGGCCACCGGCGCCGCGGCCGAACTGCGCTGGACCGACCCGGAGATCGTCCTCGGCGCGGGCATCGAACCCTGGACCCAGCTTCCGCTGTGGGTCCCCCCGGACACCGAGCTGTACGACGCCGTGCACCGCGGCGATGTCACCCGCGCCCTGGCGACGGGCCTCACCTGCCGCCCCGTCGAGCACACCGTCGCTGACACCTGGCACTGGCTCCGGGCCATCGGCGGCACGGCGCCCCAGCGGGCGGACCGCACGCGCAAGGGTCTCGATCCGGAGGTGGAGGCGAAGGTGCTTGCGGCGACCGCTGACTGA